One part of the Cottoperca gobio chromosome 14, fCotGob3.1, whole genome shotgun sequence genome encodes these proteins:
- the cxxc5a gene encoding CXXC-type zinc finger protein 5 isoform X2 → MSSGLSEGGRTEDQDSCKQDSPVIERRNRSGIISEPLSKSLKKSRTLSQYTAVSSATSNGHKDNSEAKRHSAKPQPPPQPQPTVSALTAAKLDRTLEQVLEGQNGLLHFAQAAALLKRAGMEHMLLPGGMGMGIGGGDAGSGASDLEGTSVTDAVGGPVDFPYGVGGGFPFNPGLFIMTPAGVFLADSALHMAGLAEYPAQSELASAINSGKKKRKRCGMCPPCRRRINCEQCSSCRNRKTGHQICKFRKCEELKKKPSAALEVMLPTGAAFRWFQ, encoded by the exons ATGTCTAGCGGGCTGTCGGAGGGGGGCCGGACAGAGGACCAGGACAGCTGCAAACAGGACTCTCCTGTTATAGAGCGCAGGAACCGCAGTGGCATCATCAGTGAGCCCCTCAGTAAGAGCCTTAAGAAGTCCCGTACCCTCTCCCAGTACACAGCAGTCTCCTCTGCCACCAGCAATGGACACAAGGACAATAGTGAGGCAAAGCGCCACTCGGCCAAGCCCCAACCACCTCCACAGCCCCAGCCCACTGTCTCCGCACTGACGGCAGCCAAGTTGGACCGGACCCTAGAACAGGTTCTGGAGGGACAGAATGGACTGCTGCATTTTGCCCAGGCAGCAGCACTGTTAAAGCGAGCCGGTATGGAGCACATGCTCCTGCCTGGGGGCATGGGAATGGGAATTGGCGGTGGAGACGCAGGCTCGGGGGCTAGCGACTTGGAGGGTACGTCTGTCACGGACGCCGTAGGTGGTCCTGTTGACTTCCCATATGGAGTAGGGGGTGGTTTCCCCTTCAACCCGGGGCTTTTCATCATGACGCCGGCTGGAGTGTTTCTGGCGGACAGCGCGCTACACATGGCTGGCCTGGCCGAATACCCGGCGCAGAGCGAGCTGGCCTCTGCAATCAACTCCGGTAAAAAGAAGCGAAAACGTTGCGGCATGTGCCCACCTTGCCGACGGCGGATTAACTGCGAGCAATGCAGCAGCTGCCGGAATCGCAAAACAGGCCACCAGATCTGCAAGTTTCGCAAATGTGAGGAACTGAAGAAGAAGCCCTCTGCTGCTCTGGAG GTGATGCTTCCTACAGGAGCGGCGTTCCGGTGGTTCCAGTAG
- the cxxc5a gene encoding CXXC-type zinc finger protein 5 isoform X1, with amino-acid sequence MSSGLSEGGRTEDQDSCKQDSPVIERRNRSGIISEPLSKSLKKSRTLSQYTAVSSATSNGHKDNSEAKRHSAKPQPPPQPQPTVSALTAAKLDRTLEQVLEGQNGLLHFAQAAALLKRAGMEHMLLPGGMGMGIGGGDAGSGASDLEGTSVTDAVGGPVDFPYGVGGGFPFNPGLFIMTPAGVFLADSALHMAGLAEYPAQSELASAINSGKKKRKRCGMCPPCRRRINCEQCSSCRNRKTGHQICKFRKCEELKKKPSAALEKVMLPTGAAFRWFQ; translated from the exons ATGTCTAGCGGGCTGTCGGAGGGGGGCCGGACAGAGGACCAGGACAGCTGCAAACAGGACTCTCCTGTTATAGAGCGCAGGAACCGCAGTGGCATCATCAGTGAGCCCCTCAGTAAGAGCCTTAAGAAGTCCCGTACCCTCTCCCAGTACACAGCAGTCTCCTCTGCCACCAGCAATGGACACAAGGACAATAGTGAGGCAAAGCGCCACTCGGCCAAGCCCCAACCACCTCCACAGCCCCAGCCCACTGTCTCCGCACTGACGGCAGCCAAGTTGGACCGGACCCTAGAACAGGTTCTGGAGGGACAGAATGGACTGCTGCATTTTGCCCAGGCAGCAGCACTGTTAAAGCGAGCCGGTATGGAGCACATGCTCCTGCCTGGGGGCATGGGAATGGGAATTGGCGGTGGAGACGCAGGCTCGGGGGCTAGCGACTTGGAGGGTACGTCTGTCACGGACGCCGTAGGTGGTCCTGTTGACTTCCCATATGGAGTAGGGGGTGGTTTCCCCTTCAACCCGGGGCTTTTCATCATGACGCCGGCTGGAGTGTTTCTGGCGGACAGCGCGCTACACATGGCTGGCCTGGCCGAATACCCGGCGCAGAGCGAGCTGGCCTCTGCAATCAACTCCGGTAAAAAGAAGCGAAAACGTTGCGGCATGTGCCCACCTTGCCGACGGCGGATTAACTGCGAGCAATGCAGCAGCTGCCGGAATCGCAAAACAGGCCACCAGATCTGCAAGTTTCGCAAATGTGAGGAACTGAAGAAGAAGCCCTCTGCTGCTCTGGAG AAGGTGATGCTTCCTACAGGAGCGGCGTTCCGGTGGTTCCAGTAG